The following nucleotide sequence is from Streptomyces sp. NBC_00239.
TGCGAGCGAAGGAAGGGTGGCCGTCTGATGGCTCCCGGTGTCCGCCTGATGCAGAAGGTGTCCTCGACCCTGCTGTTCGCCAAGATCGCGCCGCACGTGATCCCGGCGATGGACCGTACGGTGCACAAGCTGACCCGGGGCAAGGTGATGCTGAGCGCGCAGATGCTGCCCGGGGTCATCCTGACCGCCAAGGGCGCCAAGAGCGGCCGGCCGCGCACCACCCCGCTCGCGTGCATGCCGGAGGAGGGGGCCGGGACCTGGCTGCTGATCGGCTCGAACTTCGGCCGTCCCGGGCATCCCGCCTGGACCGCGAACCTGCTGAAGAACCCCGACGCGGAGGTGAGTTGGCAGGGCCGGGACATCGCCGTGCGGGCCCGGCTGC
It contains:
- a CDS encoding nitroreductase family deazaflavin-dependent oxidoreductase, producing MAPGVRLMQKVSSTLLFAKIAPHVIPAMDRTVHKLTRGKVMLSAQMLPGVILTAKGAKSGRPRTTPLACMPEEGAGTWLLIGSNFGRPGHPAWTANLLKNPDAEVSWQGRDIAVRARLLAGEERAEAWRAVLKFWPPYATYQARIEREIRLFRLERR